AGGCCATCAGACTAATCAAGGATACTTAAATCAATAGCTGCATCCAAGTTATTTGAATTTGCAACAAATACATATTCCTTCCCCTGTaataaaacaaaaggcagaagaaaaggatgAAAGGCATATTAATTTGCTAAATTGAACATTTTCTACATCAAAAAAATCAAGGCATGATAAGCAAAACCTATAATAAAGCATCAAGTTTGCCCCTATCCATCAAGGATGGGAAAACTTGTAAGATGATGTCGCTTTGAAAATATGGGCTAATCCACAAAAGCTCGAACAAGGGATAATCCACAAAAGCTTGAACAAAGGAAATAGAAAAATGGGAAAGAACATCAGAACAAAGAAGATAGTACCttaaaaagggcaaaaaacaaaacaagcggcGGAAGATGTTTCTGCACTTCCAACTCTATATTAGACGGAGAACAAGAGTccagaaattaaaaattattcCAGCTGCAACCTaaaaagaagtgaaaaaaaTTCAATGGAATGAAGGTTTTAACATAAAACCAagcgaaaggaaaaaaaatgtgatGTCGCTTTGAAAATATGTGCTAATCCACAAAAGCTCGAACCAATGTAACCTTCTAGACTTCTAAAGTGTTTGACTCCAAAGCAGTTTCAGTTTGCAAAATATCTTTCTCCTACTTATTAATACCCAAATGGCAAGATGGAGCAGAAAATACTATTAGGTATTTTCCCTACACACACACCATATGTTTAAATGCTCAAGTATGTATTAACCTACAAAAGAATGAATATGGTAGGTAATTGTCCCTTTTTATCTTTTGCAGAGTATACCTGCCGGTTTTAGTTTGAAGTGGCCAAGAACTATCATCAAATCCCTGAGAAAGAACTTTCTGCAGCTGAACCCTAATAGATTAACAATAattggaaaaaaataataaatcatCTAAAAGtatagaataaaaagaaaatactcAAACTAATACAACGAATAGAATGcagggaaaacaaaaggcagaaaGTTAAAGAAGACATTATTACTTTCGATTGCCGATAAAATCATCATAAGTAATGGTATTGCTGTTCCAAACAGCAACAGTGATCTCCCTTAGCCCTTCAATCAAGGAGAAGATGAATTTCTCTTGAAAAGTAGGGTTTTTTCCACCGTCTACATGAGTAATTAAGTAGCAGTAGAATAGAATAGTTAGGCAACAAAATGGAGAGTTTTCTTACAAGCTCGAATATTAGTAGTAATtgaaaaaacaatcaaacaaagaTAAAAAGAGGAAATAATAAGAATTACATACTTGTGTGGGTACGGGTACGGAATTTAGTGCTGGCGTATTCCAGGCAAACGTAAGGATCAGGAGTTGGATGCTGCATGTTCAGAAGattgaagaaaaagaatgtTAATGAGACATAGACTAAAGCATTGACTTCTCTAGTTAATAGATTTATCAGGCTCTATATTGTCCAAAGACCAATTGAACCTCAATGAGACCAAAGTAGAACAAACAGGTAGCGTGTTTATGCCAAAGACTATCATAAAGCAGACTATCCATAATATGCTAATAAGATAAAGTACATTTGTAcaaaatcaaatgaaaaaaGCATATCTTGCTAGTATTCATGTTTCCTCCATCTAATCTAAGCCAAACATTTGCATCTTGTTGGCAATGCACATTACTAAGAGACATTGCTGCATTTAAATTGTAAAAATATCCTACCACATTTAATTAGCATTTTACCTATTTTATTAGAGAAACAACCATAGATCAACATATTTTTTTCAGAGCAACTGTTTAATGTACATATTAGAACTATACCATATTACAGGAAACAgcttttttagaaaataaagattAAAGTGCAACAATAATGCACAGAACTATTATTCTTAGTTTTTTAAATAACTATAACAAGGATGCTATACAAAATCCATTTTCTATACAAACATAATATGTTTTCCAGTGAGAGGTTGAAATTGAACAATTGTTCTCATCTCCTCTAGTGAATGGTAAAGGTTTTTGCAATTGAATTTCAACTGTGCAATTTCAGTACCACTGGAAGTGATACATGGCAAATTAGTTATAATGCACAGAAAACATGGTGCTAATACTGCATATCTGATGTAAAAGAATCTAGTACAATGTGGGAAATCCACATCACTGTAAAACCACTTACAACTTGTCCAAGAGAACGCATCCTAAGGCCTCTTGTATGCATAAAATCAGTCAACGTTCGGCCATCCACTGGTGAGAGTTCCAAAGAACCCAAATCAGCAACCTGTATTGCATAATGAAATGCCAGGGAAACTCAACTTGGTTGTTatgttaacaaaaaaaattaaaacacaaccagagagagagagagagagagaagaagataTTCTATTATTACCAGATCTCCGGAATTCCAGAAATCCGGTAGTGTGCCAAACCTAGGGTTTTAGCGGTGCAACATTCAAAGATTGAAGTGGATAAGCTCTAAGTTAGATTCTCAAAATGCTAACTGTAATCGGAGAACATACCACAATCAATCACTCTGAACACGAGAATGGGCGGCAACGAGACGAAAAAGGAATAATTCGTGGAAGGCGGGCAAGGTGGCGGCATTTATGGGTCGCCGGAGTAAAAGAATAGACGAACTCCAGAGCAGATGTGTCAAAATCGGGAAATGGGCTTTTTCGAGTGAAGAGACTCTCGGGTGAGGCGCTTCCAACTCCATCTTAGACGGAGAATAAGAGTCCAGAAATTAAAAATCATTCTAGTTGCAAcctaaaaaaagtgaaaaaattcaATGCAATGAAGGTTTTAACACAAAATCgagagaaaggggaaaaaaaatgagagatcGAATGTTTTGGAGAAGAGAAAATAAAGTAGAGGAGACGGAGCTTCTGAGAATAAAGGTGAGGCGAAGAGAGAAGGGGAGAAGAGAAGGGGGCGGCAGCAGAGGAAATTTAAGAAAACCCTAGAGAGGAAGTATATGCAGACGTGTGGAGCATCGCgtagaaaaaaaaaggctggtgACTCACATGTGCGGCACGTGCGAGGACGACGAAAACCATTCCAGGTCACAAGAGGCCTTCGGCTCTTATTCTACTTATGTTGAAAATGATAGAGTTGCATGCTCTTGCTAACAAACaacacaaaaaaacaaaaaagttaggTTATCCTCGCACTTGAAGAAACAGAAAGGTCTGGTATCCTTGCATTTGGAGGATGTGAACTCTCTGACTTCGCATTCCACAAGTGCAAGAGCTAGAAGCCATCACCAACTAcccttttgccaaaaaaaaaaaaaattgaaatccaTCATAATTTGAAGATTAATTTTCTCTTTAACCTTATCACTTGAAAGTTGGGTAGGCTTTGTCATCTCATTTAAATGGCAAGATAAGAATTAGAGATAACTGATAAGTGCATGTTTAACCTACCATTAgagtatttttttattaatataaATCAAATTGGATGATAATCCGTTAATGAAATTTgctttttatccaaaaaaaaaaaataaaccaacTAATATTGCAAAAATCTCTCGATTTCATTATTAAatacttaaataaataattggTATGGGAAATATCACAATCTCTACGTAGACAAAGTTAAGGACAAAGTTAAGGACataaattatgaaaaaaaaaattagagagagaaaagagaaaaattaggagGCCAACTTCTTTATGTTTATGGAGAGTTCGTAGGGAAGAATCCGTTCAGTGGCAAAGACAACGGAGGACCAATTAAGGCGCGCAGCAGcagttttagttttatttctttcttgaatcaCACATAGGCAGATAGGTTCAGCCCCAACAAGAATTGGGCAAATTAGTTGGGTAGAAGAAAGTTAGGGCAAGAAactttggaaaaagaaaatcagggagacaaaagaaaaaatcgaGAGAGCCCGTTCTGtactacctttttttttttttttgtctctccccctAGAGGGAGAGATAGAGACTGAGACAGTGAAAGAATGTAGGCAGCAGTTCATCGTTTTGTTCGTCAATCTtgaatattttgtgtacaagcAATGTAAGTACtttgttcaattttttgatAATTCATACAACTTCTTAGAGGTGTCAAactttgtgcaatttttttaaaattttacatgTAAAAATAAAACATAATAAGAATTGAAATTATACTATATTTGTTTAGATTCATataatttatattaattatacggCCAGaagatgcaaaatttgaatgtaAAAGTCTATATTCTAGAATGAATCAATTATTACAATTGAACTATTTTAATATCAATTATCAATTATTTCGAAtacaaaaaatgtcaaaattccATGTAAACAAACAAATAACACAATAGAACCAACAAGACAAAAGTAATAAAACATGTTGTGTCCCGTAAACTAATTAAGGggaattaaatcaaatttgtatAAACTGTAATGTATTTTGGTATTTGAATATTGATTATTTCAAACACTTAAAAATGAATGAACATTCTATTTTGCCTTATATACTAGAcagtaaaatgataaatttttctcCCTACCATTATGGTGAAAAGGTATTCCAAGtggaaagattttttttattctgGACATTTTCACATACCAAACTAGGGGTTAATGTAAAATGGGAGAAATATTGAACAAAATCTTTGATCTATCCCACTTGGCCAAAGATTAGGCGCGATCCTCCGTTTCTTTTGCTTCCCAAATTAGTAGTACGACTTTCCAAGTTGGATTGTGCAAGATACTATACAAATTAAGAAGATTTTCCAAGATACTGTATATTTGTACGAATCACCAATTCGAAGATGTAGAGCTGTCCAACGCAAGAACTTGACTAAAAACCaaagactttgctcaaaactaAAAGTTTTCAGAAAGAGAAAGCAATATCCATAATGCTGGATGATCGTAAATGATATATCAAATTTACTGGAAGAACTAAATTAAGAAGAGGACCAATTGCTATAATATTACCTACCTTGAGCAAACTttagattttcatttattacCGGTACCTTTTTACAAGATTTGAACAGGCCTCGAGCTAAGAATTTAAGCAAAACTGAATTGTACACCGATCTTAAGTTTTGAACGTCATTGttttcattatatatatatatatatatatatgttttcattatatatataaataaagagtaaattttatatatactgacgatgtatacactatcacagtTGAATATATGTGTGAAACCCGCGATTTTGGCTCTATTTTATTATAGCATTATTGTAATCTTTCCAATTAATTAAAAAGATAAAGTTttacgaaaaaagaaaaaaataataaacaaaGTAATGGTAGGATAGGGTAAGGGGTACTAATATAAGTAgcgttagggttagggttttattgaaaccctagacAGAAAAATAAGCCCAACCTTACCTTTCTCTCATCTGCCTCCCTAGAGCAAGAGCCGTCAGAGAagggagaaggagaagaagGCGTCACCGTCAATCGATCCGACAACTAGACACCTAAGCCTGTAAGTCCCAACTTCACACAAGTAATCTTCTTTTTTAAGTTTAGTAGATGTATTGATTATTTTAATAAATTCATGGACGTGTGATGTTGTTACATATAGGTAGATATACATGTTCTTATAGGGGATTTAGAAGGATTCACATCTGGGTTGGTGGAAATAGGGGGGTTAGATCATGATCTTTGGTGAGTAATTGGCCAAATCTGTCTGTTTTGGCCAAGCTTTGCCGCAGGGGAAAGGATTCCAGGGGGGTTGGCccaaaggttaaaaaaaaaaaaataaataaataaaattttgtgaagATGTCGCCAGCAAGTGCTGGCGACAATTGGACGAAATTGTGGTTGGCCGCAATGGAAGAAGAGTCTGGCGACCATGGTCAGACATGGTTGGCCTTTGGCCAACCATGGGCCccaccagaaaaaaaaataaaatagtaataataataataataataataaggaaaatagaaatgaaaaataatgataccagtaaacaaaaataaataagtagAAAGGGAGCAATTCAAACTTGGACCAAACTATAGTATAAAAATTTAGTAAATAGATTTCAAATATAACTAGTCCATTTTTATAGTATATTGTGAATATTAAAATTCAGGACCCAGTTTAATATAATTGTTAGAGTTGAGGGTTAGTCATGTAAAATATTACTTTATTAATTAAGTCTAAAGTACTTAAATAGAAATCTAAAACACTTTAGCCTAGCCTGGTTAGATTAAGTTATACAATGTAAGATAAGCTCTAGACTGTTGAACAAAGCGCCTAAAATAATAATGGTAATAGTAGTAACAATAATATGGACGAAACAAATAAAGGATATAAGCGGAAATATAAAGATAAATACAAGTGTAATAAATTAAGACAATAACTacaataataaagaaaaatatatatatatatgtacatatatacataaataataataacacctaCACACGCACAAAGGTAGGAATAAAGTGAAAGATaataataactaattaataaatatatgtaGGTGGTAATAAAAATAAAGTAGCAACGACAAGgacgataataataataataataataaataattataaattatagacATGTATAGTAAGATAACAGTCAAAATAATAAACATGATTATggataattattttattttagaaaacGTTACAAAAGGGGaaactttccaaattaagaaactttctaaaaatagaaactttccaaaaatagaAATCACCCATTTTGAGGGAGATGCTATTAGGGTCCATTTAATGGCCTAGGTATGAATCTTATGCTTACTTAGAGGTTGTATATTTATGTATCTATAGGAAGTAACAACTAATTAGGGAACTCATGCATTTGATAGGTACGGTACAAGGACCTAAAGTAATTCCACTCGAGCAGCTAAACAAAGGTAGGCGGTACTTacccttctgagatttcaaatgTGCAAAACGAAATTCTTGTTTTCAATCCGATTTTGTTGAGTTGACTCGATAGGTGTTTAATTAAATGTTTTACTTGGATATTTATGAAAGTtatattttattatacaaaAATGGACCATGCGACTTATTTGAAATGTGTTGATATGTTTCTTATATACAAAATGAGCTGAATCTCTTATGAAAGCCAAGATTTATGTATACGGTATATGAACTGAATTTTGACAAGTGAAGCTCAGAGCAGTCATGGAATAGACGGTAGGGGCTATAGTCCTGTCTAATcgccatggtagcctggtatagagtCCGACCGATTGGTAAGGTCATAGTAGCTTGGTATagagtccggccgattgacaaggtcatggtagcctggtatagagtccggccgattgacccAAATATGAATGAGATCAATCGATATTCGCGAAATCTATTGGTCGCCCACCTAGAAggggtttaatctctaggctgagtactcagtagccggtcattacatgtacttgttatgagctgaTCTCAAAAAATGATTTACGAACCGatatgaaatgatttatgaACTGATTCGAAATGAGACTTATGAACTGATATGAGTTGATTTACGAATGGATATGAAGAGATTTGTGacttgagatgaaatgatttatGACTTTACAATTTCTAATGTACAACTATCAATAAGATGCTTTTAAATTGCTTGTCCTTCTTTACTGCTGATTGCTTTACAAATGACATTACTTTCAAAATTACGGATGTGAATGATAGACAAACGATTTGAGTTATACTTATACTTGTATATGTATCTATAAAACTAAGAGTGCATGGTCCAACAGAGGGGTAAATATTACCTACTGAGCGATGTGTCGCTCAACCCACTTCTTACCATTTTTGCAGATTTTGAAGAGTATGAattggtttacgtagaagaCCCTGAGGATGACTTTTATTAGCATTAGATGAATAGAAGTTGGCAGGCTAGCTACCTCTAGTTGCtagtcttatttacttttgtttccgCTGTTCCAATAAATGTACGAACATCTTGAATATTCGTAGACTTCcttttatatgtaattcgaACCGCACTTTATTTGTACAAAAATTTAGTACTGTCAAGTTAATTTAGTTAATGTAGCCTTGTATTCTTGAGTGGGACTTGGGAGTACGGCGAATGTCATGTGACGGGCACGTGCGGGCTCGGGGCGTGACATTtttagtggtatcagagcctaggttataTGGTCCGGAAGTATGTGAAATGGTTTTTGAGGTATTAGGGGTTTTGAGAATTGAAATAAGATGAATTGAAAAAGAGGATTAAACGAAATAAGAGATTCATGTGATTTTTAATATTATCAAAGTTTAGGTTATGCGATCTAGATATATGTTGAACGATATTTGTAATATTAGTGATTTTAAAAAAAGGGAATGAGGTTGGATAGAATATTGTGAAATAAGAGATTTTCATAATATTTAATGATAACAGAGTTTGAGGTACTATTTACTCTTTAGATGAAGTATACCCTAGGAAATGATCAATTGTGACTAAATAAATAGGCTTGAAAATTTGCATGTGTGAATAGTTGAAATGGTACAATTGGTGTTTATGATGTCCTTTTATTGGATGTAATTTTGGTAGTACACCCTACGTTTAAGATGTCGGACGTGTAGGAAATATTATGTGTATTTGAAGTATTGTCTATTGGAAATtaaaaggagatggaaaaatagatcaaaagaaataagagaatGCTGTGACATTTTTAGttgtatcagagcttaggttttatAATCTGGAAGTGTGAGAAATGATGCTTGGCTATTAATGATTTTGGAAATGGGAAGGAGATGCCAAACGATCAAGAGATTCCTATGATATTTAGTGGTATTATAgctcaagttgtaatagttggaAGTAGGTATAAAGATACTGaagatatttgtgattttgagaattggaatgaaatggataagggattaaaagaaaataagtgaCTCCATAACATTTAATGGTATTAGAATTTTAGGTTACGAATTTACTGGAATGACCTCAGGTATTGAGATGATGATTACTTTTAGTAAGTAAGTGGTGACTATATGTATATGTTAAGTTGAAAAGGTAACCAAGCCTACCTACCATATATGATTGacacttataaaaaaaaagaataataataataaaagggtatttaggGTGTTCTTTTTGTAAGTTTTGATCTTTATAGTACATTTCAAGTTTATCATTTAGGATGTCAGATCTATGGATAATCTTATATCTAGTTGAAATCTAGTATagagaaaattgaaaatatTGAGGAAATTAGAGTGCACAACGAAAGTATGAATGATCAACAATATGATGTCATCGAACGCAAGCAATACACGTTGGATCTTGGAATTTTGTTGACTTATTTTGAGGATTACGATAATTAGATCTAATGCTCAAGACATTTATTAAACTAGCTGATATTATTAGTTTTGGTATTATTACATCATGATCAgtcaataaatattttataaatttcttacaatatataattttacataCTTTttccctaaaaatgaataaacggtgaaactaaaattttatttgcacaaat
The DNA window shown above is from Coffea arabica cultivar ET-39 chromosome 5e, Coffea Arabica ET-39 HiFi, whole genome shotgun sequence and carries:
- the LOC140006180 gene encoding elicitor-responsive protein 1-like translates to MHTRGLRMRSLGQVHPTPDPYVCLEYASTKFRTRTHTNGGKNPTFQEKFIFSLIEGLREITVAVWNSNTITYDDFIGNRKVQLQKVLSQGFDDSSWPLQTKTGRLQLE